The Rhinolophus sinicus isolate RSC01 linkage group LG15, ASM3656204v1, whole genome shotgun sequence region AGAAGCTaagttgtattattattattattattattacaaatataattacaGATAAACTGAAACCATTTTGATACATGACAAACATACATTCCCTCTGTGTGTATAGCACACAAATAATACATAAGTGCATTCCACACTGAACAAATTCTTTCCAAAACTTTAAAAGTTAATACATTTAGCGTATTAAGATTTGAATACAGTACATTTCTGGTCATGAGCTGTTTGAGTTTCTTCTCATGGTCAACAAGACATTCAATTCCATGTCACCGTTTTCCTTGTCTAAAGCAGTGATACAGTTTGtcacagacttttaaaataagactgtaTTGTATACAACTATAATGTAGTGAGCCtacattacaaaatatatatataaaagtacaCATAAAGAATATGTAATTATCCCTTAACTATATCCATAAATGACTTAAAGTAGGTAATATATTTGCTTTCAAATGCCATTTACAACATGGACTCTTGAAAGACatgttaatttgaaaaagaaaaatgttttccagacTCAAAATGTTGCTGTcctaatgttatttatttaaaaaattaatttccaagcAGGCCAACCAAGTACATTAGAAAAAGTCGATGCAAGGGTAGTGCCATAAAATTGCTTATTTCCCATAGTCATTCTGAATTTAATGCTATAAAAAATgctacttggattttttttccgaCACTGCCTACAATCCAAGttattaaagtttaaaaccaTATGAAAGCCTTTATGAAGATCCTAAATTGTATTTCtcattaaaggaaaagaaatggcttACTGAATCATGTCCCTACACTTCTGTAGAAGAGAAGGCAGGCTGTTGtcagttattttgaaaattaaaactcaaCACTTAATGTGAAGGTATATGAGGTTAGGAGAGGATTTTTATGGACTCGTGTGCCTCCAAGCATCCTGAGGGTGGTGAGAACATAAGACTTCTGATCTTCTAAACAAAATTCATTATCACATGGACTTATTAAAGAGCTATGCAGAACAAAGTACAATCATGTGTGTAGCTACAGTTGGTTTCCATGGGAGTTATAAATGGTTCTAGCTGCAGGCACTTTCAGCTGATTTCGGAGTAAAACATGAGGCTTGTAGAAAGTGCAAAAAACTGAAATcatggggcagccggatggcttggttggttagagtgcgagctctcaacaacaaggttgctggttcaattccccgcatgggatggtgggctgtgccccctgcaactaaagattgaaaacggtgactggacttggagctgagctgcgccctccacaactagattgaaggacaatgacttggagctgatgggccccggagaaacacactgtcccccaatattccccaataaaatttatagaaacaaaataaaacaaaaacacacctaAAATCAATGAGTAACTGCTATGAAGAATCTGTTAGTGTTCTTTATGTTACAGCTTGTAAAATGTATgtactttgtttcatttttaacattctgTTTACAAACTCcagcatttttatataaaagaaaaaaatacaggctCTGTGAACTAAAAATACTACctgtgaacaaatgaatgacaaGAAGTGATGTGGGCCACTTCTCCAGTAGCTCTCCATCAGAGATGATGTTTTATCTTGAAGCAAGGGCATCTGTGTTTTAAAGCTCATTTCATTTGTTACACACTCATGATTTATCTGCATATTGACTTAAAAGCTGGCTTCATCATCCACGCCATTATCAACCAGACCAAAAAAAGTCTATCGAGCACCCACAGGATGCACAGATCTGTCTTTGAAACGGTGTCACGATGCTAATGTGTCCTAAGACGAGGAGTACACTTGTTTAAAGAAGCTATAATACATTTAGAAAGAAGTATTACGATTTTTCTGAGAAGAAAGATGGCTAAATACTACAGCAGACTCCTGAGAGAAGCCACTAAATCACCTCTGAAGTTTTTCAAGCAACAACTCCCTGAAGTCTAGAATTTATGGGACCAGCAATGTACTAAAATTCCACAACTCTAACATACAACTATCTAGGACTCAGAGAAGATGTTCCTCAGATTTTCATGTCTAAGTCAAATTTTAAGAGTACCAAATGAAAAAATCTGGAACGCATTTCAAATAATCGTAAACAGCAATCCTATGACAATTATAACTACTGCAATTTCAAACACCAATGCTGGAACACACAACTTCACAATAGTTATCTCAAAATCCATGATCAAAAACCTTGCGCAAGAGCTTCTTTCATAAATTCTTCAAGGACGGCTACCACATTTTTGGCTTCGGGCATTTCTTCATGTTCCACTTTAACAATCTTCAAAAGGGTATCTCCACTACCACAGTTCTTTAGGAACATGTAACATTTAAACAAAGCATAATGATTCATTTCTGCTTGTCGAATAAATCTCTTCAAATTATTTGTATCTTGTATTGCCTAGAAAAAGATTACCCAGTTAAATATGTGTTTAGTGAGAcaataaaacctgaaaaatatgTCCTATCCAGCTGAAAACAATATATGTTGCTAagatgtttgctttttattttaaatatttgtcactTTTATTGCTAATATACTTCACTCTTGGCAGAACAAAATctcatataaagtaaaaatactttaaaaaatctccTAAATAAGGCGACAACACTTCATTTTGAACCCACAGACACTGAGCCACTTTTTTTGTGCTTTCCAATTAAGATATGTCACAAATTATAAGATTGATGTCCCTGAGATATAAGCAAGCATTCAACCCAATTAACTGGAAATGCAATAATATGTATGCAGAAGCCACTGAAAAACATAAAGTAAATGCCTTCTAAGGGTTCTAATTTTGAGAATGTCCTATTTAATAGACATCACAGCTGTAAAATAGATGTGTTAGTCTGTCACTAGTACTAATTAAAATTCAGAGTAAAATTACATGTGGCACTGGCACACAGACGGTTAATTACCTTTAGTTTAAAGTTCTCCAGTACTTGTCGAAAAAGAAAAGGGTTACCTCCTTCAGCACCATTCAAAAACGCCTGCATCCAATCCTCACAAAACCGGTTGCTTCctgcaaaatattttagaaaaattaaatgaataaaaataaaatcctacaaagcacaaacattctttttctatttatttatttatttaaaattgaagtataattgacatatagcattatattaatttcaggtgtaaaacatagtgatttgctatttgtatacattgtgatattctttctttataaaaacaCTTACAATGAATTATTTATGACTTCTATAACAGTCTAAGAAAatagtgtgctcaccacctgGCTAAGAAATACCAAAGTATTTGAGACCCCCATGTGCCGCTTCCCAATTGCATCCCCTTTCTTTCCCATTAGAAAGGATTATCATTcccatgtattttttaaaattcttgctacatacttgtttttttaaatctctaagcCTTATATAGTATTATTTTGCACGTTAaaactttatgtatttttctttaatggctGTTTCAGTAGTATGTTTGTGAGCTATACAGACACATGTagctcatttgttcattttcgTTGCTATATAGTATTTCATTGCCTGAACATAGCAGCATATCAATTTTCCTATTGATAGGCATTTAAGTTGCTTCCAATTCTTTGCTGTTTCAAACAATgcctttatgaatattttttatttgtctccttGTATACATATACAAGAGTTTCtctatatacttaggagtggaattgttaggCATGATGTGATTTCCATGTTTCTAGAACTGCTATTGTTTTTGGTGAGTTTGGGATAAACATGTAAAACTGCACAAAGCAAGAAGGGTTAAGTTTGTACCATTTGTTCTCAGTGCAAAAACAGAGACTGCCAAGAGCCCCAGGACCCTCCCCAGAGGTTGTGGCTCACCTGCATTGTAGAACTGAGGCTGGGAGCTACTGCAGTCGATGACCACAGACTTACGCTGCTCCTCCGTCATGGCCATGCACAAGGATGTCATGGTGCCCTCGTGAAGAAGGCCTTGAAGACTAGCCACACTCAGAAACCTGCCACACACACAGTCCTTTTACACCAACAGTATCGAGGGATGGGAGGGAGAAAGCATTCTGCACtggggagattttaaaaacataaatttcaggtTTGCTGCAGGAAAATTCCTCTGCGAAACTGTTCTTTACCTGTTAatgtctctctttgttttttcatctgaTTCTTTAACCTCAACAGGAGTATAACTCAGAGCCTacgagagaaaaataaagcctgtTGATACACGTATTCCAGTTTTCCTTATTGAGCAGCTACACGTGATTCAACGTCACCTTCCTCCAAACCACAAGCCTGGTGGGTACCGCCCAGGAGCTAGCTCTCCAGAGAGTCTTGTTCAGCTGCTGCTCACGAGCAGTCAGAAACTTGGTTTTTCCCACCTGGTCTCATGGGGCCATCCAGTCTCAGCTGCACCTACCCACCACACATTGAAACGCAAAACCTGGCCGTTTACTCAAGCCTTCCCCAGTGTCTGGATATTTGAGTGAACTTTTCATTATTTACCTGGCcatttttatatagttaaaatcactttggatttttgttttccttctcaaattattttggaaattacaCCTCTCCCAAATCATttcaaaaagtaattatttaaaaatgttttatcctATTAGGAAGACTTATTATTTGCAGTTCTACCTTAGTAATATAACTTTCTAGATCTGAGTAAATAGAGGGTGGTCTATCCTGATTGCAAGCATAGCTTGAATGAATATtcgggggtggaggggaggaaagtcatgttaaagaaaatgaatatgtcTTTATAAAGAATCCAAACTCTGCCAAAGTGATTCTCGATTAAGGAAATGCTTTGTGGGCAAGACTTACGGCATGTAGCAGAAAGGTAAGCTTCTCCTGAAAGAGAAGAACTACCCGCTGGATTGGGCATACAACATCCTCAAACCAACTGCTCAGGTAAGACTTTATGTGGTTTTCCAGGCCTCTTTCCTAGATCAAGAAAGAACGTCACTTGCTTTAATATAAGCCTTAACCTTAGCAGGCTTAACACTTTCTCACGATACTCTTGACAGTGAAAAGAACTGGGGCCAGACACCTCCATTTTTTAAGCTAACACCACCAACTCAAAAAAACGAATTGTGATATCACTTCCCTGGGCTTGATGGGCAGCGCGGGGATTAATTTTACACTGAATTTCTTAAAAACACACTGAGGATTCATTATATAGAATGAAGAGACTGAATTAACAAGGTTCTATGCTACTTCACTGGGAGGAGTTGTGCATTTACAAGTCCATCTCCCCACAGTATACTGTATACTCACTGCAGATATTCTCTTAATAATCTTTGTCTCTCCAGCACCTGGGACAGTGTCGGAAACATCTATGTATAAGCTTATAAAATGCCTACTGAATGATTGAAGGAATGTAGACAACTCATTCACTCTCAGAATGTGACCAGGGAAAGATACTGGTTAACGCATCAAAGCACTCAAGCCCATTCGTCAGACATGCTGCCATGAGCACCTCTGGCTTTCGAGGCTGTGCTGCTCTCTGGGGACGAGTAGAACAGCTCCAGGATGGGAGAGCAGCTCTCCCTACACTCAACTCCCTGGCTCACTCCTATGCCACCCTTTCCTCTCCTGCAGTGCATAAGTGCATGATAAGTAAAAGGAATTATTATCACATGTAATGGGTAGTAAATTTGTAAGAGCTATGACTTTAACAACTGCTACAAGCTGAATGCATCGTTTTTAAAAGAGATGGACAAATGAATAGCTATGGATGTATCTAATTCATAAAAGATCAATTAATGAAAAATGgcaaatgtttctaaaaatctttGATGTTGAGTTCAAGGACGGTCATACCATTGCATAGCATTTCTTTGGTGCCAGAGGCTTCATGGACCATTAGTTCTGACTAATAAATCTTATGTGCCTAGAAATCAGGAAAAGGGCACCCTCTTCCTCACTTGGCATGCCACCATACACTTGAATTTAATGGACTGAATTTTTCATGGATACGAAACATCAGAAGCAGTCTTGTGAAACTTGTAGCACTTATAGGACTATGTTCCCTGCTTCCCTTAACAAGTACCTTTCAACTAGCCCACAAAGGAGCACGTTTTTAGAATTTAGGTGTCTTTGTGTCCACCTGTATGATTTGACAAGTATGGCAGTTACAGTATATTAATCATCTCAGtctttaaaaactattgaatGAATCATCTTACCTCACAGTTCATGTTATTTTTCAGCCCTTGAATGTACTTGTCCAATTCAAGCCTGAAAGTATGTTCTTAAGGAAGTCATAAAGGATGCATCAAGATAGTATCTTATCTCTcactagaaatataaaatcttgCAAATAATgcaaactaaattaaaataagcCAAGACAAACTGGTTGTATGAAGGTATGTAATTCAAGTAAATGCAGAAGGGGTAGGAAAGCTTTGTGAAGGTTGGTAGTAATATTCCTCCACTTGCCTTCTGGAAATTTCCTTCCTGATATCCTCAAAGACCAAAGAAAGGATATAGCTCAAGTCCTTTTTCAGACCCTCCTAAGAAACAGACCACATATTCTGAAGGATTCTGTTCAGAGTCCATTGTTGCCATTTCAGGAAGCAGTTTTTCTTGTTGGAAAAGGCAGTAATAACAACCGACCCGGTAACCTGGaattctagaaaagaaagaaaaaggtacaTTGTATTATTTTGGTAAATCATGCACATAATTTTGTGGGCCGCTCCAAACCCTGGTCATCTTGATCTGGCAATACTGTTATATTGCCAACTAGGCCAGAACTTTCCAGACTTCTCTTTGGTTTACTTGTAACACCAGAGGAAAATGAACATATACCATGACGGGCTTTAGCTACAGCAATACCTAACAAACATCGAATTTCTTTGAATTTGGCTATGTGAAAAATTCATGCAAATTTCACTCGTGTTCAAAGTACACccatgttaaataaatacaagcatgttctctccctcccccaaacttTACAGGTCATTGAAGCTCTAGGCAGATGTGACATGTTTATCTTGTGGCCTCATCTTTGACCTGTGGCATCATATTCCTTAGTGGACTTGATGCCAACATCATGATCTGAAGTGAACAACAATCAAGGGGTGTAATGGAAAGACAGCTGGAACTCAACTGAGGATGCCTATATTTAAGCCTGAACTCCATCGATGTGACCAGCCTCGTGACCTGAACTCTGAGTTTATTTCCTCATGTGAAAATGTAAGTAAGAGTATCTGCTCTATCGCCCCTTTTGTAGGGAGAAGGGCATCAAAGTTCATGAAAGCACTTGACAAACTATAAAGTATCCAATTTTAGTTTTGGTAATTAATTAACTCTTTTCTTCCAAGTACAAGACTAAGTACACGTAGGAGGCAGAGTCTTGGCCATTCAATTCATTCCACTCCACAAACATTTATGTGGACGGCCCAGTGCTCGGGCaggcagagaacagaaaacagaatcttGCAGGTCTGGTGGGAGCTGATCTTTTGGAGTTTCTCATCACTTCTCATATTTAggtcagaaataaaaacttaggACACAGCACATTTTATACTTACCTCAGCTCCACAGATGCAACATTACCCAGCCCTTCAAAGACTGCTCCCTTAGAAAGACGCTTAGCAATGAAACTGCGCAGCTCTGGCTCCACTTCAGATGGTAGATTAGTATCCGCCAAGGAGAGGCTTGACAAGTGAAAGACACACACTTCTTACCAGTGGCCTACTGCATTCACAACCCATAAATCAGATTATTACTAAAAGCCAGAGTCCCTTTAAGGACTTGAAAAACTTTCTGTCTGACTCCTGTTGGTGAGGCTTCTAGGAATGTATGTCACCAAGTATGAGCAAACTCATCAAACAGTTTAAAATTATACTCTTTCCAGCTCATTCTCTCTACTATTATGACTCTATTGGAATCCCCCAATCCACTGACCTTACCTTTTTTTCATAGTCCCTTAAGTTTCTCATCTCACTTCCCTTCTCATTACCTAGCTTAAATTCCATGGCCGGACGTTATAATCACACCCGACACAAATTCTCCTTTAACCCCTTTGTTGCTTTCACCTCACTGTACTTGCTTAGCAAAACTTCAGGCCTGATTAGTCCAGCTCTCTACCTGTTCTGCACCTGCATCTAAGCAGTTGAATCTGGTTGGACAAAAACTACATCCAGGgttggccagttagctcagttggttagagtgtggtgctaataacaccaaggttgctggtttgatccccacatg contains the following coding sequences:
- the LG15H17orf75 gene encoding protein Njmu-R1; translated protein: MLPSLQESLDGDEKELESSEEGGSAEERRFEPPPSSHYCLYSYRGSRFALQRGDSGDDGSPSGSNAETPSGDDFSLSLADTNLPSEVEPELRSFIAKRLSKGAVFEGLGNVASVELRIPGYRVGCYYCLFQQEKLLPEMATMDSEQNPSEYVVCFLGGSEKGLELFRLELDKYIQGLKNNMNCEERGLENHIKSYLSSWFEDVVCPIQRVVLLFQEKLTFLLHAALSYTPVEVKESDEKTKRDINRFLSVASLQGLLHEGTMTSLCMAMTEEQRKSVVIDCSSSQPQFYNAGSNRFCEDWMQAFLNGAEGGNPFLFRQVLENFKLKAIQDTNNLKRFIRQAEMNHYALFKCYMFLKNCGSGDTLLKIVKVEHEEMPEAKNVVAVLEEFMKEALAQGF